A portion of the Bacillus thuringiensis genome contains these proteins:
- a CDS encoding helix-turn-helix domain-containing protein — MGFGEKLFKLRKEKGLSQEALAEKLNTTRQAVSKWENGQGFPETEKLIMIGNVFEVSLDYLLKETAEQSNEKENGYYVSKEMAEGYVVYGQKISKYIALGFSLLILSTIPYLLFKENATMSTFLVIIIAVLGIGAMMASVTIEESRYNVLKKEELLFDQNFLKELTKRYATIKKKYTAVVIVGFCFIAAGAIPFLFEKKRITSGELVQYYPYCVVLIAIGVYLFVRVLGVLETYRILVENKEYSNRFIFKLKKKVRKKVDSL; from the coding sequence ATGGGATTTGGTGAAAAGCTTTTTAAATTAAGAAAGGAAAAGGGCCTTTCTCAAGAAGCATTAGCTGAAAAATTAAATACAACAAGGCAAGCGGTTAGTAAATGGGAAAACGGTCAAGGTTTTCCTGAAACTGAAAAGTTAATAATGATTGGAAATGTATTTGAAGTATCACTTGACTATTTATTAAAAGAAACTGCTGAGCAAAGTAACGAAAAGGAAAATGGTTATTATGTAAGTAAGGAAATGGCAGAAGGGTATGTAGTGTATGGACAAAAAATTTCTAAATATATTGCATTAGGATTTAGCTTGCTTATTTTATCTACAATACCGTACTTATTATTTAAAGAAAATGCAACAATGTCTACGTTTCTTGTCATTATCATTGCAGTGCTTGGGATCGGAGCAATGATGGCATCTGTAACGATAGAAGAGAGTCGATACAATGTATTGAAAAAGGAAGAACTACTATTTGATCAAAACTTTCTAAAAGAATTGACCAAAAGATATGCGACTATTAAGAAGAAGTATACGGCAGTAGTGATCGTTGGATTTTGTTTTATTGCAGCAGGAGCGATACCGTTTTTATTTGAGAAAAAACGAATTACTTCAGGAGAACTCGTACAGTATTATCCTTATTGTGTTGTACTTATTGCTATCGGAGTTTATCTTTTTGTACGTGTGTTAGGAGTGTTAGAGACGTATCGGATTTTAGTAGAAAATAAGGAATACAGTAATCGTTTTATTTTTAAATTGAAAAAGAAAGTAAGGAAAAAGGTAGATAGTTTATAA
- a CDS encoding CsbD family protein, with product MTKHEHGLKEKVEGAIDKVKGEVKEVVGKVTDNKKLQAEGKWDKVKGTAKDTVGNVKEQVHEYKEHK from the coding sequence ATGACTAAGCACGAACACGGTTTAAAAGAAAAAGTAGAAGGTGCCATTGATAAGGTAAAGGGCGAAGTAAAAGAAGTTGTCGGGAAAGTAACTGACAATAAGAAGTTACAAGCTGAAGGAAAATGGGATAAGGTGAAAGGCACCGCTAAAGATACAGTTGGTAATGTGAAAGAACAAGTACATGAATATAAGGAACATAAATAA
- a CDS encoding urease accessory protein UreE, with the protein MIIEKINNNVCNMNNFSNTTKHLDKISISSELLLKRVQKLYSESGFEIGVSLDSGETLKNGDILYEDENRIVYIEVLPEEVIVITPTSIKEMGIIAHNLGNRHLPAQFDEGCMILANDYLVEDLLKKEGVPYQKENRVLPKPFKHASHKHI; encoded by the coding sequence ATGATTATTGAAAAAATTAATAACAACGTATGTAATATGAATAATTTTTCAAATACAACAAAGCATCTTGATAAAATATCGATTTCTAGTGAGCTTTTACTGAAGAGGGTTCAGAAATTATATTCAGAATCTGGTTTTGAAATTGGGGTGTCTTTAGATAGTGGAGAAACATTAAAGAACGGTGATATTTTATATGAAGATGAAAATCGAATTGTATATATTGAAGTATTACCAGAAGAGGTGATTGTAATTACTCCAACATCAATAAAAGAAATGGGAATTATTGCTCATAACTTAGGAAATAGACATTTACCAGCACAATTCGATGAAGGGTGCATGATTTTGGCAAATGACTACTTAGTAGAAGATTTACTTAAAAAGGAAGGTGTTCCTTATCAAAAAGAAAATAGAGTATTACCAAAACCATTCAAGCATGCTTCACACAAACATATTTAA
- a CDS encoding HoxN/HupN/NixA family nickel/cobalt transporter, whose product MWKSELKKATNFFVIIIFLHVLGILLLLPALYKGNSIIGMAIIAYSLGLRHAFDSDHIVAIDNTVRKLIEKGKNSQGVGFYFSLGHSTVVFVMIVLIALIGKTAKHGMESFSTIGGIIGTIVSSTFLIIIGLTNLLYLIKVLRSQEDKQLENLGFIYRFTQRLFTFIDSQKQLYMIGFLFGLGFDTASEIGLIALSTVTATSQSIPLVSIFAFPILFAAGMSLMDTLDSTFMNTNYKWAMENSRIRNSYNVLITSISVITAFLIGGYQLLSLLIESYNLQGPFWNLIQVVNFDYLGICLVVFFIISLTVFAVWNRNAFKKPLTKSIEK is encoded by the coding sequence ATGTGGAAAAGTGAACTGAAAAAGGCAACTAACTTTTTTGTTATTATTATATTTCTTCATGTGCTTGGAATTCTCTTATTATTACCGGCACTGTATAAAGGTAATAGCATAATCGGAATGGCTATTATTGCATATTCTTTAGGATTGCGTCATGCGTTTGATAGTGATCATATTGTCGCAATTGATAATACTGTTCGGAAATTAATTGAAAAAGGTAAAAACTCACAGGGGGTGGGATTTTACTTCTCACTAGGACACTCTACAGTAGTATTTGTGATGATTGTATTAATTGCTTTAATTGGAAAAACTGCAAAACATGGGATGGAGAGTTTTTCAACTATAGGCGGTATTATTGGTACAATCGTTTCTAGTACATTCCTTATCATTATCGGTCTTACCAATCTGTTGTACCTTATTAAAGTGTTACGAAGTCAAGAGGACAAACAGCTAGAAAACCTGGGATTTATATACCGTTTCACGCAGCGCTTATTTACATTTATTGATAGTCAGAAGCAATTGTATATGATCGGTTTTTTATTTGGGCTTGGTTTTGATACAGCGAGTGAAATTGGATTAATTGCTCTTTCTACAGTAACTGCAACAAGTCAATCTATTCCACTTGTAAGTATATTTGCTTTCCCCATTTTATTTGCTGCAGGAATGTCATTGATGGATACATTAGATAGTACATTCATGAATACGAATTATAAGTGGGCAATGGAAAATAGTCGAATAAGAAATTCATATAATGTATTAATTACCTCAATATCTGTTATAACGGCTTTTTTAATAGGGGGGTATCAACTATTATCTTTGCTTATTGAAAGCTATAATTTACAGGGACCGTTTTGGAATCTCATACAGGTAGTTAATTTTGATTATCTGGGTATATGTCTTGTAGTATTCTTTATTATTTCTCTTACTGTTTTTGCTGTATGGAATAGAAATGCCTTTAAAAAACCACTTACAAAGAGTATAGAGAAATAA
- the ureG gene encoding urease accessory protein UreG: MIKPIRIGIGGPVGAGKTMLVEKLTKHLNTDYEIAAITNDIYTKEDAKILLKTGVLPEDRIIGVETGGCPHTAIREDASMNFEAIEELMMRHNNLDIIFIESGGDNLAATFSPELVDFSIYIIDVAQGEKIPRKGGQGMIKSDVFVINKTDLAPYVGADLGVMEQDTKNYRHNKPYFFTNLKDEEGLQELINWMRQNIMLEGLKK, translated from the coding sequence ATGATAAAGCCTATTAGAATTGGTATCGGTGGCCCAGTAGGTGCTGGGAAAACAATGTTAGTTGAAAAGTTAACAAAACATCTAAATACAGATTATGAAATTGCAGCAATTACAAACGATATTTATACGAAAGAAGATGCAAAAATTTTATTGAAAACAGGTGTTTTACCAGAAGATAGAATTATTGGTGTAGAGACAGGAGGGTGCCCGCATACAGCAATTCGAGAGGACGCTTCTATGAATTTTGAAGCAATTGAAGAACTTATGATGAGACATAATAATTTAGATATTATTTTTATTGAAAGTGGGGGTGATAATTTAGCTGCCACATTTAGTCCGGAGCTAGTGGATTTTTCAATTTATATTATTGATGTGGCACAGGGAGAAAAGATTCCGCGTAAAGGTGGACAAGGAATGATCAAATCTGATGTATTTGTAATTAATAAAACGGATTTGGCACCTTATGTAGGGGCTGATCTTGGAGTTATGGAGCAGGATACGAAAAATTACCGACATAATAAACCATACTTTTTTACAAATTTGAAGGATGAAGAAGGTTTACAAGAATTAATAAATTGGATGCGACAAAACATTATGTTAGAAGGATTGAAAAAATGA
- a CDS encoding acyl-CoA synthetase — MGITKEYKKHASLQPNKIAIKENDRVLTYKEWFESVCKVANWLNEKESKNKTIAILLENRIEFLQLFSGAAMAGWVCVPLDIKWKQDELRERIEISNPDMIVTERYKVNDLLDEEGRVIEIDGWKRMIEKYLPTYSTVESVQHAPFYMGFTSGSTGTAKAFLRAQQSWVHSFDCNVHDFHMKREDSILIAGTLVHSLFLYGAISALYVGQTVYIMRKFIPNQVLDKLETENISVMYTVPTMLESLYKENRVIENKVKIISSGAKWEAEAKGKIKNIFPYAKRYEFYGASELSFVTALVDEESERRPNSVGKPCHNVQIRICNEAGEEVQKGEIGTVYVKSDQFFMGYIIDGVLTRELNAEGWMTVRDVGYEDEEGFIYIVGREKNMILFGGINIFPEEIESVLHEHPAVDEIVVIGVKDSYWGEKPVAIVKGSATKQQLKSFCLQRLSSFKIPKEWHFVDGIPYTNSGKIARMEAKSMIENREKIYE, encoded by the coding sequence ATGGGGATTACAAAAGAATATAAAAAGCATGCCTCTTTACAACCAAATAAAATAGCGATAAAGGAAAATGATAGAGTATTAACATATAAAGAGTGGTTCGAGTCAGTTTGTAAAGTAGCAAACTGGTTAAATGAAAAAGAATCGAAGAATAAAACAATAGCAATCCTATTAGAAAATCGTATAGAGTTTTTACAACTATTTTCTGGTGCCGCTATGGCCGGGTGGGTTTGTGTTCCGTTAGATATAAAGTGGAAACAAGATGAGCTCAGAGAAAGAATTGAAATCAGTAATCCGGATATGATTGTGACAGAACGATATAAGGTAAATGATCTATTAGATGAAGAAGGAAGAGTAATTGAAATTGATGGGTGGAAAAGAATGATAGAGAAATATCTTCCTACATATTCCACTGTAGAAAGTGTACAACATGCTCCTTTTTATATGGGATTTACATCAGGATCAACAGGAACAGCAAAAGCATTTTTACGTGCACAACAATCGTGGGTTCATAGTTTTGATTGTAATGTACATGACTTTCATATGAAAAGGGAGGATTCGATTTTAATAGCTGGGACGCTCGTTCATTCTCTTTTCTTATACGGGGCAATAAGTGCATTATATGTAGGACAAACGGTGTACATTATGAGAAAGTTCATTCCAAATCAAGTACTAGATAAGTTAGAAACTGAAAATATATCAGTTATGTATACAGTTCCGACAATGCTTGAATCTTTATATAAAGAAAATAGAGTAATAGAAAATAAAGTGAAAATTATTTCGTCAGGAGCGAAATGGGAAGCTGAAGCGAAAGGAAAAATAAAGAATATATTTCCTTATGCGAAAAGATATGAATTTTATGGTGCATCAGAGTTAAGTTTTGTAACAGCACTAGTCGATGAAGAAAGCGAAAGAAGGCCAAATTCAGTAGGAAAACCTTGTCATAATGTGCAAATTCGAATATGTAATGAAGCAGGCGAAGAAGTACAAAAAGGTGAAATAGGAACTGTTTATGTGAAAAGTGATCAGTTTTTTATGGGATACATAATAGATGGGGTTTTAACACGGGAGTTGAATGCAGAAGGCTGGATGACAGTGCGAGATGTAGGCTATGAAGATGAAGAAGGCTTTATATATATTGTTGGTAGAGAGAAGAATATGATTTTATTTGGAGGAATTAATATTTTCCCAGAAGAAATAGAAAGTGTATTACATGAACACCCAGCTGTAGATGAAATAGTTGTAATTGGTGTGAAAGATAGTTACTGGGGTGAAAAGCCCGTCGCGATCGTAAAAGGAAGTGCTACAAAGCAACAATTAAAGAGTTTTTGCTTACAACGATTATCTTCGTTTAAAATACCGAAAGAATGGCATTTTGTAGATGGAATACCTTATACAAATAGTGGGAAAATCGCTCGTATGGAAGCAAAAAGTATGATTGAAAACCGGGAGAAGATATATGAATAG
- a CDS encoding urease accessory protein UreD: MKSPTGVLNIDVMEKRHKTVPIKVYHKDALKVTQPIYLDEYGRAYYYIMNSGGGYLKGDFYSININVGKDAKTYITSQSATKVYKTPNSYALQELNFYIGENAVMEYLPDPLIMYKDAAYKQKTNIYMQNNSTLILCDSVTPGWSPNMEKFTYQYFDSLTKIYMENKLVVYDHLLLNPFKESLDQMGILNQYSHYGTFIVINENITNDLIAALKTSLSNTNNMKIGISSTPCKGFVIRILSHNTEDIESIFFQCHRFVREHCLHEELTSYRKY; the protein is encoded by the coding sequence ATGAAATCCCCTACAGGTGTCTTAAATATTGATGTGATGGAAAAGAGACATAAAACCGTACCTATTAAGGTTTATCATAAAGATGCCTTAAAAGTAACGCAGCCAATATATTTGGACGAGTATGGTAGAGCATATTACTATATTATGAATTCTGGTGGAGGCTATTTAAAAGGAGATTTCTATTCTATAAATATAAATGTTGGTAAAGATGCGAAAACATATATAACAAGCCAATCGGCAACGAAAGTTTACAAGACTCCAAATAGTTATGCTTTGCAAGAATTGAATTTTTATATTGGTGAGAATGCTGTTATGGAATATCTACCAGACCCGTTAATTATGTACAAGGATGCAGCATATAAGCAAAAAACCAATATATATATGCAAAATAATTCTACATTGATTTTATGCGATTCAGTTACGCCCGGTTGGTCGCCAAATATGGAGAAGTTCACATACCAATATTTTGATTCGTTAACAAAAATATATATGGAAAATAAACTTGTAGTATACGATCATCTATTGTTAAACCCTTTCAAAGAGTCGTTAGATCAAATGGGAATATTAAATCAATATTCCCATTATGGTACTTTCATAGTTATTAATGAGAACATTACAAATGATTTAATTGCAGCATTGAAAACATCACTATCTAACACTAACAATATGAAAATTGGAATATCTTCTACACCATGTAAAGGCTTTGTCATACGCATACTTAGTCATAATACAGAGGATATCGAGTCTATATTTTTTCAGTGTCATCGTTTTGTTAGAGAGCATTGTCTACATGAAGAATTAACATCCTATCGAAAATATTAA
- a CDS encoding GNAT family N-acetyltransferase, producing the protein MTTVMTLDIATEIENAEIDMLSSRLEGLQAIIGNPMQVQMKKFGSATAFSSKIIAGPAFNTVKGITNADAIDAIISYYESLQIPCRFEITPAQGTTELFQYLSQKGFYQSSFHTALYSIPREDSSLLPSNITIRKLKENEFDIFADIYVRGFNMPSFTKDAVRQNNEILYNEPGWHFFIAAVQNIPAGIGVLYINKGVASLTASATLPEFQRKGCHTALIQRQIKTAIESNCTLIVGQARFGSGSQNNMERAHMKIAYTKSIWTAKDI; encoded by the coding sequence ATGACTACTGTTATGACACTCGATATAGCAACAGAAATTGAAAATGCAGAAATTGATATGCTCTCTTCTAGATTAGAGGGACTACAAGCAATAATCGGAAATCCAATGCAAGTGCAAATGAAAAAGTTCGGTAGTGCCACTGCCTTTTCATCAAAAATAATTGCCGGTCCTGCTTTTAATACGGTAAAAGGTATTACAAATGCAGATGCGATTGATGCAATCATTTCTTATTATGAATCACTACAAATCCCTTGTCGTTTTGAAATTACCCCAGCACAAGGTACAACTGAATTATTTCAATACTTATCTCAAAAAGGTTTTTACCAATCTAGCTTCCATACTGCTTTGTATAGTATACCGAGAGAGGATTCATCACTTCTTCCTTCTAATATTACAATACGAAAACTAAAAGAAAATGAATTTGATATTTTTGCAGACATATATGTACGTGGATTTAATATGCCATCCTTTACAAAAGATGCTGTTCGCCAAAATAACGAAATTCTTTACAATGAACCAGGATGGCATTTTTTCATAGCTGCAGTTCAAAATATCCCTGCTGGTATTGGTGTCCTGTATATAAATAAAGGTGTCGCATCATTAACTGCGTCTGCTACTTTGCCAGAATTTCAGCGTAAAGGCTGTCACACTGCATTAATTCAAAGACAAATTAAGACAGCTATTGAATCCAATTGTACTTTAATAGTTGGACAAGCAAGGTTCGGTAGCGGCAGTCAAAATAATATGGAACGTGCCCATATGAAAATCGCTTATACGAAATCGATATGGACTGCAAAAGACATATAA
- a CDS encoding urease accessory protein UreF, translated as MLHTNIFNLLNLLQISDSNFPTGSFSHSFGLETFIQEGQVTNKAEFFKWVNRYIKVQLTYTDGLICKCTYEAIKTNEGEQITFLDDLITAQTLPFECRKANRMISKSTSKLLCELFSFVNLNIYKENIMGNKLQGHPSIVYGILGAELKMTIEETLLVFLYSSVGSIIQNGVRAIPLGQTDGQKLLQECHELICESIDRIQILSLEDFGLNDPEFEINQMQHEDVNVRVFMS; from the coding sequence ATGCTTCACACAAACATATTTAACCTACTTAACCTACTCCAAATTAGTGATTCGAACTTCCCAACAGGAAGTTTTAGTCACTCTTTTGGATTAGAAACGTTTATTCAAGAGGGACAAGTTACAAATAAAGCCGAATTTTTCAAATGGGTTAATCGATATATAAAGGTCCAATTAACATACACGGATGGCTTAATTTGCAAATGTACTTACGAAGCAATTAAGACTAATGAGGGAGAACAAATTACATTTTTAGATGATTTAATAACAGCACAAACACTGCCTTTTGAATGTAGAAAAGCAAATAGAATGATTAGTAAAAGTACTTCTAAATTATTGTGTGAATTGTTCTCATTTGTAAATTTAAATATATATAAAGAAAATATTATGGGTAATAAATTACAAGGTCATCCGAGTATCGTATACGGAATATTAGGGGCGGAATTGAAAATGACAATAGAAGAAACGCTCTTAGTTTTCTTATACTCAAGTGTTGGAAGTATAATTCAAAACGGTGTGAGAGCCATTCCTCTTGGACAAACAGATGGTCAAAAATTATTACAAGAATGCCATGAATTAATCTGTGAATCTATTGATAGAATTCAAATACTTTCATTAGAGGATTTTGGATTGAATGATCCTGAATTCGAAATAAATCAAATGCAACATGAAGATGTAAATGTAAGGGTCTTCATGTCATAG
- a CDS encoding AmiS/UreI family transporter, translating to MTNVGLLFVGAVLFMNSLAAFKLIDSKSVGYFNLFVGALQTLTPLYLLFTGSQSDEWTILSSGTIFLFGFTYLYVGLTNILKLDSSGVGYYSLWVAIIATVMGIVNQLHESGSLQSTIIWFFWAFLWFLFFLQDGLKKKIHIYVGIVCFVESWITATVPALLTLTNHTDVLNNFVIILVTIITIVVFIMALFFFKSIQFKVERVSNYVEK from the coding sequence ATGACTAATGTGGGATTATTGTTTGTCGGTGCAGTTCTATTTATGAATTCACTAGCAGCTTTTAAACTCATTGATAGCAAAAGTGTAGGATACTTTAATTTATTTGTAGGGGCATTACAAACTTTGACACCATTATATTTATTATTTACAGGAAGTCAATCCGATGAGTGGACTATCCTATCTAGTGGAACTATTTTTTTATTTGGTTTTACTTATTTATATGTTGGTCTTACGAATATATTAAAACTTGATTCTTCAGGTGTAGGTTACTATTCTCTTTGGGTTGCTATCATTGCAACGGTTATGGGAATAGTGAATCAATTACATGAGAGTGGAAGTTTACAAAGTACAATAATTTGGTTCTTTTGGGCATTCCTTTGGTTTTTATTTTTCCTACAAGATGGATTGAAAAAGAAGATTCATATTTATGTAGGTATTGTTTGCTTCGTTGAATCCTGGATTACTGCAACAGTACCAGCTCTGTTAACACTTACAAATCATACAGACGTGTTAAATAATTTTGTAATTATTTTAGTGACTATTATAACGATTGTAGTTTTTATTATGGCACTTTTCTTTTTCAAAAGTATTCAATTTAAAGTAGAAAGGGTTAGTAACTATGTGGAAAAGTGA
- a CDS encoding biotin transporter BioY: MNTKNLVFVALFSSIMGVLGLIPPIALSITPVPITLQSLGVMLAGGLLGSRLGALSQLIFLLIVGVGAPLLAGGRGGLGVFVGPSAGYLLGYIIGAFVIGYLIERLREVSIIKVLCINIIGGIFVVYVFGITVQAFLMDVSVWETMKVSAVFLPGDCIKAIIAAVLVTKLHRSLKHIITPALKNGKYTNAG; encoded by the coding sequence ATGAATACAAAAAACTTAGTTTTTGTCGCTTTATTTAGTTCTATTATGGGAGTGTTAGGGTTAATACCTCCGATTGCTCTTTCTATTACACCAGTTCCAATTACATTGCAATCACTCGGTGTTATGCTTGCGGGTGGGTTGTTAGGCTCACGACTAGGTGCATTAAGTCAGCTTATTTTCTTACTTATTGTAGGAGTAGGAGCACCATTACTTGCTGGTGGACGCGGTGGCCTTGGTGTATTTGTTGGACCAAGTGCAGGATATTTACTTGGTTACATTATTGGGGCGTTTGTTATTGGTTATTTAATTGAGCGTTTACGTGAAGTTTCTATTATAAAAGTATTATGTATTAATATAATTGGTGGTATTTTCGTAGTTTATGTATTTGGTATTACTGTACAAGCGTTCTTAATGGATGTTTCTGTATGGGAGACAATGAAAGTGAGTGCTGTGTTTTTACCAGGGGATTGTATAAAAGCAATTATTGCGGCAGTTCTCGTAACAAAATTACATCGTTCATTGAAACATATTATTACGCCCGCTTTAAAGAATGGAAAATATACAAATGCGGGATGA
- a CDS encoding long-chain fatty acid--CoA ligase has translation MMMNVPLTISSMMERAEKLFSKKEIVSRTHDTVTTLTYKQLGERTRRLSSALKKLGIKESERVGTLAWNHHRHVEAYFAIPGIASVLHTINIRLSPQHISYIIQHAEDRILLIDEDIVPLVESIQSELSTVQAYIVMTDKDELPKTTLQPVYHYEKLLEEGDPNFQFVKDIDENTPAGMCYTSATTGNPKGVVYTHRSTVLHCMALGLADTAALSESDAAMAIVPMFHVNAWGLPFAATWFGSKQVLPGPMFTPKILLEMIQSEKVTLAAGVPTIWLGVLQELENNSYDLSSMTRILCGGAAAPKSVIKAFEQKHNVPFIHAYGMTETSPLVTLARLKSYETELSYEEQLEIRSKQGYLVPGVEMKVVGTNGEVKWDGTEMGELCLRAPWIAESYYNDDRTVEGFRDGWLYTGDVVTVDEEGCVKIVDRTKDVIKSGGEWISSVDLENALMAHDAIFEAAVVAVPHPQWQERPIACVVQKKNSTVTKEEIYEFLKPQFAKWWLPDDIVFMEEIPKTSVGKFLKQALRKELEHLHREK, from the coding sequence ATGATGATGAATGTACCGCTAACAATTAGTTCTATGATGGAAAGAGCAGAGAAACTGTTTTCGAAGAAAGAAATTGTTTCACGGACACATGATACAGTTACAACGTTAACGTATAAGCAGTTAGGGGAAAGAACGAGAAGACTTTCCAGTGCGTTGAAAAAGCTTGGAATTAAAGAAAGTGAACGTGTAGGAACGTTAGCGTGGAACCATCATCGGCATGTGGAAGCGTATTTTGCTATTCCAGGTATTGCTTCTGTTTTGCACACAATTAATATTCGTTTATCTCCTCAACATATTTCATACATTATTCAGCATGCAGAAGATCGAATTCTACTTATAGATGAAGATATTGTACCACTCGTTGAAAGTATTCAATCCGAATTATCAACTGTACAAGCCTACATTGTTATGACTGATAAAGATGAGCTCCCAAAAACTACACTTCAGCCTGTATATCATTATGAAAAGCTATTAGAAGAAGGCGATCCCAATTTCCAATTTGTAAAAGATATTGATGAAAATACACCTGCTGGTATGTGTTATACGTCAGCGACTACAGGAAATCCAAAAGGTGTTGTATATACGCATCGTAGTACTGTATTACACTGTATGGCACTCGGTTTAGCTGATACAGCTGCTTTATCGGAAAGTGATGCAGCAATGGCAATCGTCCCGATGTTTCATGTGAACGCTTGGGGACTTCCTTTTGCGGCTACTTGGTTTGGATCAAAACAAGTTCTTCCTGGACCGATGTTTACTCCGAAAATTTTATTAGAGATGATTCAATCAGAAAAAGTGACGTTAGCTGCGGGTGTGCCGACAATTTGGCTCGGCGTATTACAAGAGTTAGAAAATAATAGTTACGATTTATCTAGTATGACGAGAATACTATGCGGAGGTGCAGCGGCGCCGAAAAGTGTTATTAAAGCATTTGAACAGAAACATAATGTTCCGTTCATACATGCATATGGTATGACTGAAACGAGTCCACTCGTAACACTTGCACGTTTAAAAAGTTATGAAACGGAATTATCGTATGAAGAGCAACTAGAAATTCGCTCCAAACAAGGATATCTTGTACCTGGTGTCGAGATGAAAGTAGTCGGTACAAATGGTGAAGTGAAGTGGGATGGTACTGAGATGGGAGAATTATGTTTACGAGCACCTTGGATCGCTGAAAGCTATTATAACGATGATCGTACTGTCGAAGGTTTTCGCGATGGATGGTTATATACTGGTGATGTTGTCACAGTCGATGAGGAAGGTTGCGTGAAAATTGTTGACCGTACGAAGGATGTTATTAAAAGCGGGGGAGAATGGATTTCTTCGGTCGATCTTGAAAATGCTTTAATGGCACATGATGCTATATTTGAAGCGGCTGTCGTTGCAGTTCCTCATCCTCAGTGGCAAGAGCGACCAATTGCCTGCGTTGTTCAAAAGAAAAATAGTACGGTTACAAAAGAAGAAATATATGAGTTTTTAAAACCACAGTTTGCGAAGTGGTGGTTGCCAGACGATATTGTTTTTATGGAAGAAATACCGAAAACATCTGTTGGGAAGTTTTTAAAACAGGCGCTTCGGAAAGAACTGGAGCATTTGCATAGAGAGAAATAA